A single Numenius arquata chromosome 1, bNumArq3.hap1.1, whole genome shotgun sequence DNA region contains:
- the SMIM11 gene encoding small integral membrane protein 11, protein MVAFNWKALENFPLLMYILAAKTLILCLAFAGVKMYQSKKIEEKLKREREEKLKTEVEKKDD, encoded by the exons ATGGTGGCATTTAACTGGAAG GCTTTGGAAAATTTCCCATTGCTGATGTACATTTTGGCAGCTAAAACGTTGATTCTTTGCTTAGCGTTTGCTGGAGTAAAAATGTACCAGagcaaaaaaattgaagaaaaactgaagagGGAACgtgaagagaaattgaaaacagaAGTAGAGAAGAAGGATGATTGA
- the C1H21orf140 gene encoding uncharacterized protein C21orf140 homolog, whose product MQRFTNPLFRNVICRGCCDAASKRQCLQYLRALRTLQLKSFNTVFLGETDIPESLITGEKIAEEASLRWPVWTLVHAGSSQGWVPWRYKLLLRGDLPTHQQNGIFEELCDSLTASYGKCVIVIRDKRQRIHIGAKDGKETETGTLTPVPPAIHTSSIECCPKVARANGHELLVVPSSYNYLYPMDVAWSSLKWFIINNRKDFALRSIEKTHSYRCILFSDLIVKGIEKMTPNKWKVVTNRVKRWENYYLDTLS is encoded by the coding sequence ATGCAGCGCTTCACAAATCCACTCTTCAGGAATGTAATTTGCAGGGGCTGCTGTGATGCTGCTTCAAAGAGGCAGTGCCTGCAGTATTTAAGAGCTCTGAGGACACTGCAGCTTAAGAGTTTCAACACCGTTTTTTTAGGGGAAACGGATATTCCAGAAAGCCTtataacaggagaaaaaatagcTGAGGAGGCCAGTCTGCGCTGGCCGGTATGGACACTTGTTCACGCTGGCAGCAGCCAAGGCTGGGTGCCCTGGAGGTACAAACTGCTCTTAAGAGGTGATCTGCCCACCCATCAGCAGAATGGTATTTTTGAGGAGTTGTGTGATTCTCTGACTGCCTCCTATGGGAAATGTGTAATTGTGATCAGGGACAAAAGGCAGCGGATACATATAGGGGCAAAAGATGGCAAGGAGACGGAGACAGGAACTCTGACGCCAGTCCCACCAGCGATCCACACATCCAGCATTGAGTGTTGCCCCAAAGTTGCTAGAGCCAATGGCCATGAGCTTCTTGTTGTGCCTTCGTCTTACAACTATCTCTATCCTATGGATGTCGCCTGGTCTTCTTTGAAATGGTTTATTATAAACAACAGGAAGGACTTTGCCCTGAGGTCTATTGAGAAGACCCACTCCTATAGGTGCATCCTCTTCAGTGACCTGATTGTTAAAGGAATAGAGAAGATGACCCCAAACAAATGGAAAGTAGTGACTAACAGAGTGAAGAGATGGGAGAACTACTACCTCGACACACTTTCTTAA